ACCATTCGGAGATCGGGCTCTTCCCGGGCACCGAACTGGAGAACGCCTACTCCGGAAACGTCATCGACATCTGCCCGGTGGGGGCGCTCACCGATCGCGACTTCCGCTTCCAGGTCCGCGTCTGGTACCTCCAGACCACCAAGAGCCTCTGCAACGGCTGCGCGCGCGGCTGCAATGTCGAGATCCACACCAACCGGGAGCGCACCCATCACAACCAGGGCAAGCGGGTGGCCCGGCTCAAGCCGCGCTACAACGCCGAGGTCAACCAGTGGTGGATCTGTGACGCGGGCCGCTACGGCTTCCGGTGGATCGACGACGACGGCCGGCTCACCTCGCCGAGCGTGAAGGCCGATGGCCGGTTGGTGGAGACCACCTGGGAGGACGCGCTCGGCGTGCTCGCGGAGGCCCTCGACCGGTATCGTCCGGAGGAGATCGGCGTGCTCGCCTCGCCTCAGATGTCCAACGAGGACCTCTGGGCGCTCCGGCGACTGCTCGACAGCCTCGGCGTGGCCAACCGCGACTTCGCGGTGCCGCCCCGCGAGCCCGGCGAGGACGACAAGCTGCTGATCCGCGCCGACAAGAACCCCAACACTCGCGGCGCCGCGCTCCTGGGGCTCGGCCCTAGCGTGGGCGGACTCGATGCCGGCGGCATTCTGGACGCGGCTGCCCAGAAGAAGGTGAAGCTCCTCTGGGTGCTCCACCACGACCTCGTCGGCTCGGGCTTCGCCGCCTCGCGGGTGACCGCGGCCCTCGGGGGCGCCGAGCTGCTCGTGTTCCAGGGCACCAACGCCAGCCTCACCTCCGCGCGCGCGGGTCTGGTCCTCCCGTCCGCCGCCTACGCCGAGTACGACGGCACGTTCACGAACTTCCAGGGCCGCGTGCAGCGGTTCCGGACCGCGATAGCGCCGCTGGGCGAAGCGCTGCCCGACTGGCAGATCCTCGCGCGGCTGCGCGCGCGGGTGCCGCGTGTGGCGTCCGTCGGCGATCCCGCGCTGGTCGCCGAGCGCCCCGAGCAGGTCTTCACCGCGCTCGCCGCCGCCGTCCCCGCCTTCGCGGGCATGAGCTATCGCGGCCTCGGGGACACCGGCGAGCTGGTGAAGGCGTGAACCCGGCCGACCTCATGCAGGGGCTACCCGGCGACCTCATCGCCGCGGCGATTCCCGTCGCGTTCATCATGTTCGTGGTGTTGAACTTCGGCGGGTTGCTGACCTGGGTGGAGCGCAAGCAGTCGGCGATCATGCAGGACCGCATCGGCGCCAACCGCGCCTCCATCTTCGGCTTCCGCATCCTGGGGCTCCTCCACCCGCTCGCCGACGCCGTCAAGATGCTCACCAAGGAAGATTTCATGCCGGCGCGGGCGGACCGGCTGCTGTTCAAGCTCGCGCCGTTCGTGTCCGTGTTCTTCGCGCTGGCCGCCTTCGCCTCGATCCCCTTCGGCGACACCCTGCATCTCTTCGAGCGCGACATTCCGCTCCAGGCGGTGACGCTCAACGTCGGCATCCTCTACGTGCTCGCCATGCTGTCGCTGGGCATCTACGGCCTGATGATGGCGGGCTGGGCCTCCGCCAGCAACTACGCCCTCCTCGGCGGGCAGCGCGCCGCCGCCCTCATGATCTCGGCGGAGATCGCCATCGGCGCGTCGATCATGGGCGTGGTGATGGTGTACGGCTCGCTCGATCTCCAGGACATCGCCCGCGGCCAGGGCGAGCCGCTCCTGCCGCGCTTCTTCGGGGGCTGGATCCCCGCGTGGGGTATCCTCACCCAGCCCCTCGCCTTCATCCTGTTCATCACCGCGGGCATCGCCGCCACCAAGCGCATCCCCTTCGACACGCCGGAGGGTGAGTCCGAGATCATCGGCTACTTCGTGGAGTACAGCGGGATGAAGTTCGGCATGTTCGCGATGGCCGACTTCCTCGAGACGGTGGTGATCGCCGGGATGACCACCGCGCTGTTCCTCGGGGGCTGGCAGGTGCCGTATCTCCAGGCCAGCGGCTTCGTGTTTCCCTGGGGCGCGTCGGTGGCCCTGCCGCACCTCGCGGTGGTGGGCCTCCAGGTCGGCGCGTTCCTCTTCAAGGTGGTGGTGCTGATCTGGTTCCTCATGCTGATCCGCTGGACGCTGCCGCGGTTCCGCTACGACCAGGCGATGCGGCTGGGCTGGCTCGGCCTCTTCCCGCTCTCCATTCTCAACATCGTCCTGACCGCCATCGTGCTGCTCGCGCTGGGGAGATAGAGGGATGCCCACGCACTATCAGACGGGCGGCGCCGAGATGGATCCGCGCCACTCGAACAAGCTGTCGCTCCGTCAGCGCTTCTATGTGGTCGAGGTGCTGGTAGGACTGCGGCTCACCGGCGTGCGCTTCTTCTCGAACATGTGGCAGCACACTCTGCGCATGTTCGGGGTGAAGGGCGCGCGGGGCGCGGTCACCATCCAGTACCCAGACGAGCGCCGGCCGTACGCCGCGCGCCTACGCAGCCTGCACCGGCTCGTCCGGCGCGAGGACGGCTCCCCGCGCTGCGTCGCGTGCATGATGTGCGAGACGGTGTGCCCCGCCCACTGCATCTACATCGTGGCGAGCGAGCACCCCAACCCCGACATCGAGAAGGTGCCGCAGCGCTTCGACATCGACCTCGGCAAGTGTGTGTTCTGCGGCTTCTGCGTGGAGGCCTGCCCGGAGGACGCCATTCGCATGGACACTGGCATCCTCGAGTTCTCGTCGTTCAGCCGCGGCGGCATGATCTACGACAAGGAGACGCTGCTCGCCCTCGAGCCCGCGCATCCGGACGGGACGCCGACCTCTCCGGTGCCCATCCCGGCGGACCGGAGCATTTGATGCACTACGCCGGTTTCCTCCTCCTTGCCGTCATGGTCGGGGGCTCTGCCTTCGGCGTGATCCTCATGCGGAATCCCATCCACGCGGCTCTGCTCCTCACCGTGAACCTCGCCGGGGTGGCCGCGCTCTACCTCATGCTGCAGGCGCAGTTCCTCGCCCTGGTTCAGGTGATCGTGTACGCGGGCGCCATCGCGGTGCTCTTCGTCTTCGCGATCATGGTGCTGGTCCCGGGCAAGGAAGAGACCGGCCCCGATCCCCTGAGCGGGCAGCGCTGGCTCGCCGTGCCCCTCGCCGGTCTGCTCCTGCTGGAAACGCTGCTCGTTCTCCGGTCCACCGCGCTCCAGTCGCCGTCTCCCGCGGCCGCGCCCATGCCCAGCGGGGAGCCGCTCTACCACCTGCTCCTCACCGACTTCCTCTTTCCCTTCGAGGTCACCTCGCTGCTCCTGCTCACCGCGCTGGTGGGGGTCATCGCGATGACCAAGCGTAAGGTATCCTGATTCCATGGTCCCCGAGTCCTACTACGTGGCCCTGTCCGCCGGCCTGTTCGTGATCGGCGTGCTCGGCGTGCTGATCCGGCGCGACCCGCTCGTGATCTTCATGTCGATCGAGCTCATGCTCAACGCCGCGAACCTGGCGCTGGTGGCCTTCGGGCACCGTCACGGAACGGTGGACGGGCAGGTCCTCGCGCTGTTCGTGATGGCGGTGGCGGCGGCGGAAGTCGCGGTCGGCCTCGCGATCATCGTGGCGATCTTCCACCTCCGTCGCCGGCTCTCGGTGGACGAGCTCTCGGTGATGCGAGGCTAGGCAGCACGACGCGGGCCGGACAGTAAGGCCCGACGGGATTGTCCAGGAGGACGTGACTCATGGCCCAGGCGAAAACCATAGTGCTGGCGCCGCGGCTCGATGCCGAGCTCGCCCGGCGCCTCCTCTCGCAGATGGCGCTGATCCGGCGCTTCGAGGAGAAGGCCGCCGAGATGTACGCGCTGGGAAAGATCGGCGGGTTCCTCCACCTCTACATCGGCCAGGAGGCGGTGGCGGTGGGGGCGACCTCGACCATCCGGCCGGACGACTACGCGGTCTCGTCCTATCGTGAGCACGGGCATTGTCTGGCCAAGGGCTCGGACCCGCGGAAGGTGATGGCGGAGCTCTTCGGGCGCTCCGGCGGGCTGTCCAAGGGCAAGGGCGGCTCCATGCACCTCTTCGATAAGAGCGTGAACTTCCTGGGCGGCCACGGGATCGTGGGCGCGCACTTGCCCCTCGCCGCCGGCGCGGGCTTCGCCATCAAGTACCAGGGCGGGGACCAGGTCGTGCTGTGCTACTTCGGCGACGGCGCGGTCCCGGAGGGCGAGTTCCACGAGTCGATGAACCTCGCCGCACTGTGGAAGCTGCCCGTCGTTTTCCTCTGCGAGAACAACCGCTACGCGATGGGCACCGCCATCCACCGGGCGCTCGCCCAGACCGAGGTGTGGCGCTTCGCCGAGACCTACGGCATGCACGGCGAGGCGGTGGACGGCATGGACGTGCTCGCGGTGCGGGACTGCGTGGGCCGGGCGGTGGAGCGCGCGCGCAAGGACAAGGTCCCGGCGCTCATCGAGGCGCGCACCTACCGGTTCCGCGGCCACTCCATGCGCGATCCGGCCGGTGCGGTGTACCGGACCAAGGAAGAGGTGGAGCGCGAGAAGCAGCGCGACCCCATCACGGTCTTCACCGAGCGTTGCGTCAAGGACGGCGTCCTCGCGGATGCCGACGTAAAGGCGGTCGAGAAGGACGTGAACGATCTCGTGGACGAGGCGGTGGCGTTCGCCGAGGCGTCCCCCGAGCCGGGCCCGGAGGAGCTCTTCCGGGACGTCTACAAGGATTGACGCGATGGCGATCATGACGTACCGGGAGGCGCTGAACCAGGCCCTGCGCGAGGAGATGGACCGCGATCCCCGCGTGTTCGTGATGGGCGAGGAGGTGGGCCTCTACGACGGCGCCTACAAGGTGACCCAGGGGCTCCTCAAGGCCTACGGGGACAAGCGCATCATCGACACGCCGATCTGCGAGTCCGGCTTCACGGGGGTCGGCGTGGGCGCCGCGATGCTGGGCCTGCGTCCGGTGATCGAGATGATGACGTTCAACTTCTCCATCCTCGCCCTCGACCAGATCGTCAACTCGGCGGCGAAGATGTGCTACATGTCCGGCGGCCAGTACCCGATCCCGCTGGTGGTGCGGGGGCCCGGCGGCCCCGCCGCCCAGCTCGCGGCTCAGCACTCGCAGAGCATGGAGACGTACTTCTACCACGTGCCTGGGCTCAAGGTGGTCCGGCCCACGACGCCCGCCGACGCCAAGGGCCTGCTCAAGTCGGCCATCCGCGACGACAACCCGGTGATCTTCATCGAGGCGGAGACGCTCTACGCGGTGAAGGGTGAGGTGCCGGACGATCCCGACTTCACCATCCCCCTCGGCAAGGCCATCATCCGGCGCGAGGGCACCGACGTTACCGTGATCGCCTACATGGGCATGATGTATCGCGCCATGGAAGTCGCGGAAGAGCTCGCCAAGGAGGGCATCTCCTGCGAGCTGGTGGATCCGCGCACGCTCCGCCCGATGGACACCGACACCATCGTCTCGTCGGTCCGGAAGACGCATCGTGCCGTCGTGCTGGAGGCGGGCGCGGGCTTCGCCGGCATGGGCTCGGAGATCGCCTCCGAGATCACCGAGGAAGCCTTCGACGATCTCGACGCGCCGGTGGAGCGGGTGACCGGCGAGAACGCCCCGATGCCGTACGCGAAGAACCTAGAGCGCTTGAAGACTCCCTCCAAGGAGAAGATCGCCGACGCCATCCGGAAGGTCTGCTATCGATGATCACCAAGGTGGTGATGCCCAAGCTGTCCGACGCCATGGAGACCGGCAAGGTCATCAAGTGGCTCAAGCGCGAGGGCGACAACATCAAGGGCGGCGACATCATCGCGGAGATCGAGACCGACAAGGCCAACGTCGAGATCGAGGCCTTCGGCGCGGGCGTGCTGAGGAAGGTCATTGTGGACGAGGGCGGCCAGGTGCCGGTGGGCGACCTGATCGCGGTCATCGCCGACCCCGCCGAGAACATCGATTCGGTGCTCGCCGCCGCGCCGAAGGCCCCTGCCGCGCCCGCGGTGACCGGGGCGCCGCCCGATGTGGCCAAGCCCGCGGCCGCACCCACGCAGGGCGCGCCGGGGCCGGTGCCGGCCACCGAGACCTACAAGTCGGCGCCTGAAACCGGCAAGGTGGTGCCGATGACGCCCGAGTCCGGGCGCCCGCAGCCGGCGGCGCCGGCCGCCGCGGCGGCCGCGCCGACGGGCCCGCGCCTGGTGGCGTCCGTCCCCGCGCCGGGCGGACGGGTGAAGGCCTCGCCGCTCGCGAAAAAGATCGCCGCGCAGAGCGGCGTGGATCTTGCCGGGTTGCACGGCAGCGGGCCGGGCGGCCGCATCGTGCGCCGCGACGTCGAGGAGGCCCTCGCCGCGGGGCCGGCGCCGGCGGCCGCGCCCGCCGCCCGGGCCGCCGCGCCCGCGCGCGCCCCGTTCGTCGTCCCCGCGCGCAGCGACGCGGAGTACGAGGACGTGCCGCTCACGCCCATGCGCGCCACCATCGCCAAGCGCATGCCGCTGTCGAAGGGACCGGTGCCGCACTTCTACGTCACCTCCGAGGTGGCGATGGACCGGGCCGCCGAGCTGCGCACCGAGCTGAACGCCCTGGAGGGGAGCCCCAAGGTCTCGGTGAACGACCTCGTGATCCGAGCCTGCGCCCTCGCCCTCATGCGTCATCCCGGCGTCAATGCCACGCTGCAGGGCCAGGCCGTGCGCATGTACCATCGCGCCCACATCGGCCTCGCGGTGGCGCTGGAGGCGGGCCTCATCACCCCGGTACTGCGCGACTGCGACGTGAAGCCGCTGGTCCAGATCGCGGCGGAAGCGCGTGACCTCGCCGAGCGCGCGCGGGCGGGCAAGCTGCGGGCCTCGGAGCTGTCGGGGGCCACCTTCTCGATCTCGAACCTCGGCATGTTCGACGTGGAGGAGTTCTCCGCCATCATCAATCCGCCGGAGGGCGCGATTCTCGCGGTGGGCTCCATGCTCGAGAAGCCGGTGGTGGTGGACGGGGCCCTCGCGGTCGGCCGGCGCATGAAGATGACGATCTCCTGCGATCACCGGGTGATGGACGGCGCCATGGGCGCCCGCTTCCTCCAGGACGTCAAGCGCCTGCTCGAAGAGCCGCTCCGGCTGCTGGTGTAGTCCCATGGCCTCAACTCAGAAGTTCGACGTCGTCGTCGTCGGCACCGGCCCCGGCGGCTACGTCGCGGCGATCCGCGCCGCCCAGCTCGGCCTGAGCGTCGCCACCGTCGAGGACGACCGGCCCGGCGGTGTCTGCCTCAACTGGGGCTGCATCCCCACCAAGGCGCTGCTCCGCAACGCGGAAGTGGTCGGCCTCGTGTCCCGCGCCGAGGAGTACGGGATCACGGTGAAAGAGTGGAAGGCCGACTACGCCCAGGCCGTGCAGCGCTCGCGCAAAGTCGCCGACCGGATGGCGAAGGGCGTCGAGTTCCTCTTCCGCAAGAACAAGATCACGCTCTTCCCCGGCCGCGGCGTCCTCAAGGCCAAGAACGTCGTGGAGGTCACGGGCAAGGATGGCGCCCAGACCCTCGAGGCCGCTCGCGCGGTGATCCTCGCCACCGGCTCGGAGCCGAAGTCGCTACCCGGCGTCGCCATCGACGAGAAGACCGTGATCTCGTCCAACGGGGCGGTGCGGAACGAGAGCCGCCCCGCGACTCTGATCGTGATCGGGGCGGGGGCGGTGGGCATGGAGTTCGCCGACGTCTACGCGACCTACGGCACCCAAGTCACGGTGCTGGAGGCGCTGCCGCGCGTGCTGCCCGTCGAGGACGAGGAGTCGTCCGCTCAGATCGCGCGCCTCTTCGGCCGCCGCAGCATCACCATCCGCACCGCCGTGCGGGTGAAGTCGGTGACGCCGGGGGCGGGCGCGGTGACGCTGGACGTGGAAGCCGAGGGCAAGACGGAGACGCTGCGAGCCGAGCAGGTGCTGATGGCCGTCGGCCGCGCCGCGCGCATCAAAGACGTGGGGCTCGAGGCCCTGGGCGTCGCGATGGAGCGCGGCTTCGTCACCGTCGGGCCCACCTGCGAGACCTCGGTGAAGGGAGTCTACGCCATCGGCGACATGGCGGGCCGTCAGCTCCTCGCCCACAAAGCGATGGCCGAGGGTGTGGTGGCGGCGGAGGCCATCGCCGGGCGCACCCCGCGCCCGGTGGACTACGGCAACGTGCCGTCCTGCACGTACTGCCGGCCGCAGGTTGCCTCGATCGGCCTCTCGGAGTCGGCGGCGAAGGGGAACGGCCGTGAGGTCAGCGTCGGGAAGTTCCCGTTCACCGCGAACGGCAAGGCGGTCGCCCTCGGCGAGACGGACGGCTTCCTCAAGGTGGTGGCGGACAAGCGCACCGGCGAGATCCTGGGCGTGCACATCGTGGGTCCGGAGGCGACCGAGCTCATCCACGAGTTCGCGGTGGGCCGGACGCTCGAGGCCACGCTGGAGGAGCTGATCCACACCATCCACGCGCATCCCACCCTGTCCGAGGCCGCGCTGGAAGCGACGCTCGCCGCGCTGGGCCAGGCCATCCACATCTGATGGCCGTCGGGGTTTGATGGACTTCGAGCTGACGCCGGCGCAGCAGGGCCTGCGAGCGCGGGCGCGAGAGCTCGCCGATGGCGCGTTCCGGGAGCGCGCGGCGCGCTGGGACGCCGAGGAGTCCTATCCCTGGGACAACGTGAAGGACCTCGTGCGCGCGGGCTTCATGGGGATCACGATCCCCCGGGCCTACGGAGGCCCCGGGGGCTCCGTGCTCGACGTCCTGCTCGTCGTCG
The Candidatus Methylomirabilota bacterium genome window above contains:
- a CDS encoding molybdopterin-dependent oxidoreductase, with the protein product HSEIGLFPGTELENAYSGNVIDICPVGALTDRDFRFQVRVWYLQTTKSLCNGCARGCNVEIHTNRERTHHNQGKRVARLKPRYNAEVNQWWICDAGRYGFRWIDDDGRLTSPSVKADGRLVETTWEDALGVLAEALDRYRPEEIGVLASPQMSNEDLWALRRLLDSLGVANRDFAVPPREPGEDDKLLIRADKNPNTRGAALLGLGPSVGGLDAGGILDAAAQKKVKLLWVLHHDLVGSGFAASRVTAALGGAELLVFQGTNASLTSARAGLVLPSAAYAEYDGTFTNFQGRVQRFRTAIAPLGEALPDWQILARLRARVPRVASVGDPALVAERPEQVFTALAAAVPAFAGMSYRGLGDTGELVKA
- a CDS encoding complex I subunit 1 family protein gives rise to the protein MNPADLMQGLPGDLIAAAIPVAFIMFVVLNFGGLLTWVERKQSAIMQDRIGANRASIFGFRILGLLHPLADAVKMLTKEDFMPARADRLLFKLAPFVSVFFALAAFASIPFGDTLHLFERDIPLQAVTLNVGILYVLAMLSLGIYGLMMAGWASASNYALLGGQRAAALMISAEIAIGASIMGVVMVYGSLDLQDIARGQGEPLLPRFFGGWIPAWGILTQPLAFILFITAGIAATKRIPFDTPEGESEIIGYFVEYSGMKFGMFAMADFLETVVIAGMTTALFLGGWQVPYLQASGFVFPWGASVALPHLAVVGLQVGAFLFKVVVLIWFLMLIRWTLPRFRYDQAMRLGWLGLFPLSILNIVLTAIVLLALGR
- a CDS encoding NADH-quinone oxidoreductase subunit I is translated as MPTHYQTGGAEMDPRHSNKLSLRQRFYVVEVLVGLRLTGVRFFSNMWQHTLRMFGVKGARGAVTIQYPDERRPYAARLRSLHRLVRREDGSPRCVACMMCETVCPAHCIYIVASEHPNPDIEKVPQRFDIDLGKCVFCGFCVEACPEDAIRMDTGILEFSSFSRGGMIYDKETLLALEPAHPDGTPTSPVPIPADRSI
- a CDS encoding NADH-quinone oxidoreductase subunit J, producing the protein MHYAGFLLLAVMVGGSAFGVILMRNPIHAALLLTVNLAGVAALYLMLQAQFLALVQVIVYAGAIAVLFVFAIMVLVPGKEETGPDPLSGQRWLAVPLAGLLLLETLLVLRSTALQSPSPAAAPMPSGEPLYHLLLTDFLFPFEVTSLLLLTALVGVIAMTKRKVS
- the nuoK gene encoding NADH-quinone oxidoreductase subunit NuoK gives rise to the protein MVPESYYVALSAGLFVIGVLGVLIRRDPLVIFMSIELMLNAANLALVAFGHRHGTVDGQVLALFVMAVAAAEVAVGLAIIVAIFHLRRRLSVDELSVMRG
- the pdhA gene encoding pyruvate dehydrogenase (acetyl-transferring) E1 component subunit alpha, yielding MAQAKTIVLAPRLDAELARRLLSQMALIRRFEEKAAEMYALGKIGGFLHLYIGQEAVAVGATSTIRPDDYAVSSYREHGHCLAKGSDPRKVMAELFGRSGGLSKGKGGSMHLFDKSVNFLGGHGIVGAHLPLAAGAGFAIKYQGGDQVVLCYFGDGAVPEGEFHESMNLAALWKLPVVFLCENNRYAMGTAIHRALAQTEVWRFAETYGMHGEAVDGMDVLAVRDCVGRAVERARKDKVPALIEARTYRFRGHSMRDPAGAVYRTKEEVEREKQRDPITVFTERCVKDGVLADADVKAVEKDVNDLVDEAVAFAEASPEPGPEELFRDVYKD
- a CDS encoding pyruvate dehydrogenase complex E1 component subunit beta, with protein sequence MAIMTYREALNQALREEMDRDPRVFVMGEEVGLYDGAYKVTQGLLKAYGDKRIIDTPICESGFTGVGVGAAMLGLRPVIEMMTFNFSILALDQIVNSAAKMCYMSGGQYPIPLVVRGPGGPAAQLAAQHSQSMETYFYHVPGLKVVRPTTPADAKGLLKSAIRDDNPVIFIEAETLYAVKGEVPDDPDFTIPLGKAIIRREGTDVTVIAYMGMMYRAMEVAEELAKEGISCELVDPRTLRPMDTDTIVSSVRKTHRAVVLEAGAGFAGMGSEIASEITEEAFDDLDAPVERVTGENAPMPYAKNLERLKTPSKEKIADAIRKVCYR
- a CDS encoding dihydrolipoamide acetyltransferase family protein produces the protein MITKVVMPKLSDAMETGKVIKWLKREGDNIKGGDIIAEIETDKANVEIEAFGAGVLRKVIVDEGGQVPVGDLIAVIADPAENIDSVLAAAPKAPAAPAVTGAPPDVAKPAAAPTQGAPGPVPATETYKSAPETGKVVPMTPESGRPQPAAPAAAAAAPTGPRLVASVPAPGGRVKASPLAKKIAAQSGVDLAGLHGSGPGGRIVRRDVEEALAAGPAPAAAPAARAAAPARAPFVVPARSDAEYEDVPLTPMRATIAKRMPLSKGPVPHFYVTSEVAMDRAAELRTELNALEGSPKVSVNDLVIRACALALMRHPGVNATLQGQAVRMYHRAHIGLAVALEAGLITPVLRDCDVKPLVQIAAEARDLAERARAGKLRASELSGATFSISNLGMFDVEEFSAIINPPEGAILAVGSMLEKPVVVDGALAVGRRMKMTISCDHRVMDGAMGARFLQDVKRLLEEPLRLLV
- the lpdA gene encoding dihydrolipoyl dehydrogenase codes for the protein MASTQKFDVVVVGTGPGGYVAAIRAAQLGLSVATVEDDRPGGVCLNWGCIPTKALLRNAEVVGLVSRAEEYGITVKEWKADYAQAVQRSRKVADRMAKGVEFLFRKNKITLFPGRGVLKAKNVVEVTGKDGAQTLEAARAVILATGSEPKSLPGVAIDEKTVISSNGAVRNESRPATLIVIGAGAVGMEFADVYATYGTQVTVLEALPRVLPVEDEESSAQIARLFGRRSITIRTAVRVKSVTPGAGAVTLDVEAEGKTETLRAEQVLMAVGRAARIKDVGLEALGVAMERGFVTVGPTCETSVKGVYAIGDMAGRQLLAHKAMAEGVVAAEAIAGRTPRPVDYGNVPSCTYCRPQVASIGLSESAAKGNGREVSVGKFPFTANGKAVALGETDGFLKVVADKRTGEILGVHIVGPEATELIHEFAVGRTLEATLEELIHTIHAHPTLSEAALEATLAALGQAIHI